One genomic window of Candidatus Eisenbacteria bacterium includes the following:
- the chrA gene encoding chromate efflux transporter — protein sequence MSDPSAPRGLRSEIAWVFLKLGTIGFGGPAAHIALMEDEVVRRRRWLSRQDFLDLLAATHMIPGPNSTEMAIHLGLRRGGASGLLIAGICFILPAALIVTAMAWSYVRFGSYPVAKGALLAIQPVIAVIVVQAVWSLGREAVRTRGLAILAVAALISYALGAHELVVIGVAGLFAAILGVGGGTRETAPALGLLPSAGPASPSGPSGPSDPSGPALLAAAVAPAAAAAVPVTTWGLFLVFLKTGSVLFGSGYVLVAFLRADLVERWRWLSESQLLDAVAVGQFTPGPLSATATFIGYLLAGWPGAAAATLGMFLPSFVLVALSGPLVPRLRRSRAAGAVLDGLVIGSLAVMAVVSFLLARSAITDWISALVAVVAALLLLRFRVNAAWLVLGAGALGAALGMR from the coding sequence GTGAGCGATCCCTCGGCACCGCGCGGGCTCCGGAGCGAGATCGCGTGGGTGTTCCTCAAGCTCGGCACGATCGGCTTCGGCGGCCCCGCCGCGCACATCGCGCTCATGGAAGACGAGGTCGTCCGCCGCCGTCGCTGGCTCTCCCGCCAGGACTTCCTGGATCTCCTCGCGGCGACGCACATGATCCCGGGTCCCAACTCGACCGAGATGGCGATCCACCTGGGGCTCCGCCGCGGGGGCGCGTCCGGCCTCCTGATCGCGGGGATCTGCTTCATCCTGCCCGCCGCGCTGATCGTGACGGCGATGGCGTGGTCCTACGTCCGGTTCGGATCCTACCCCGTCGCCAAGGGCGCGCTGCTCGCGATCCAGCCGGTGATCGCCGTCATCGTCGTCCAGGCCGTGTGGAGCCTGGGCCGCGAGGCGGTGCGAACCCGCGGGCTCGCGATCCTCGCGGTCGCGGCCCTGATCTCCTACGCCCTCGGGGCGCACGAGCTGGTGGTGATCGGAGTCGCGGGCCTCTTCGCCGCGATCCTCGGCGTCGGAGGAGGGACTCGCGAAACGGCCCCGGCGCTTGGCCTGCTGCCGTCAGCGGGCCCAGCCAGCCCATCCGGTCCATCCGGTCCATCCGATCCATCCGGGCCGGCCCTCCTGGCCGCGGCCGTCGCGCCCGCCGCCGCGGCGGCGGTACCCGTGACGACATGGGGCCTCTTCCTCGTCTTCCTCAAGACCGGCTCCGTGCTCTTCGGGAGCGGGTACGTCCTCGTCGCGTTCCTCCGGGCCGATCTCGTCGAGCGATGGCGATGGCTCAGCGAGTCCCAGCTCCTGGACGCGGTCGCGGTGGGTCAGTTCACGCCGGGACCCCTCAGCGCGACCGCGACCTTCATCGGGTACCTCCTCGCGGGCTGGCCCGGCGCGGCGGCCGCCACCTTGGGCATGTTCCTCCCCTCGTTCGTGCTCGTCGCGCTCAGCGGTCCGCTCGTGCCCCGGCTCCGGCGCTCGCGGGCCGCGGGAGCGGTGCTCGACGGCCTCGTGATCGGCTCCCTCGCGGTGATGGCCGTCGTGTCGTTCCTGCTCGCGCGATCCGCCATCACCGACTGGATCTCCGCGCTCGTGGCGGTGGTGGCGGCCCTCCTGCTCCTGCGCTTCCGGGTGAACGCGGCGTGGCTCGTCCTCGGAGCCGGCGCCCTGGGGGCGGCACTCGGCATGCGGTAG
- a CDS encoding cupin domain-containing protein yields the protein MKGFVKDIEDVTEKNTHFRHVVYTGKHLQLVLMSIPPGQDIGEEVHPDGDQFFRVEKGKGEVWIDGHRTKIEGAFGIVVPAGATHNIKNTGEKPLKLYSIYGPPEHADGTVHATKAAAKASKEHFAGATTE from the coding sequence ATGAAAGGATTCGTCAAGGATATCGAGGACGTGACCGAGAAGAACACGCACTTCCGGCACGTGGTCTACACGGGCAAGCACCTCCAGCTCGTGCTGATGAGCATTCCTCCCGGACAGGACATCGGCGAGGAGGTGCATCCGGACGGTGACCAGTTCTTCCGGGTGGAGAAGGGCAAAGGGGAGGTCTGGATCGACGGCCACCGGACGAAGATCGAGGGAGCGTTCGGGATCGTGGTTCCCGCGGGCGCGACGCACAACATCAAGAACACAGGCGAGAAGCCTCTGAAGCTCTACTCGATCTACGGGCCGCCGGAGCACGCCGACGGAACGGTGCACGCCACCAAGGCGGCGGCAAAGGCCTCGAAGGAGCACTTCGCCGGCGCAACCACCGAATGA
- a CDS encoding pitrilysin family protein — MSSLRPHSPRSPRSFSLVLVLVLALTAAPLAPLATAQASPPPRVKVAVEKYELPNGLDVILCKNDRLPTVGVNVWYHVGPANEEPGRTGFAHLFEHMMFKGSRHVADGMHWTHLQTAGASLVNGTTDFDRTNYLQDVPADQLEVALWLESDRMGFLLDGVDQVKLSNQQDVVRNERRQSVENVPYGMVEEEMFHQLFPKEHPYYANVIGSHEDIQAVKLEDVRAFHQRYYVPNNASLAIVGDIDIPKTKALVAKYFGSIPRGADVPPITANTPRITSERRAVVPDDVSLPRVYMAWIVPKAFEPGDAEGMIVSDLLTGNTSPYGDGGERASRLHRRLVFELRIAQDVMSYYNPALLGSMLVIRATAKPGHTAEELEKIIDEEIAKLAAEAPAESEVEASRQAVYLENVRSLERVGWFNGIADRLNRYNYYLKTPDYLEKDLARYATVTPATVKDYVGRYLSKSARVVVHGIPGEKTLGAAVPTPPAPTASASAPPPVDEKEAWRKEPPKPAPATALQLPRPVRWTLPNGLTVYHVKDHSLPLVTAGLVFRSGSAADPADLPGLSFFTTHMLESGTKKTDAMGIAKRLQALGTNWNVGFDMDAGSRWIQALSSKTSEALGILAEVAIQPSFPESEMDRVRQDLLTSLIEERDSAPATATRVFLSSLYGPAHPYGHTTLGTEASIKRITREDVTRFHARENTPANAALVVIGDVKQGDARKLASELFGGWKADPAATAAKRDLKTVEPIASRVVIVDKPGVPQTRLLVGQTSVARNDPDYDRLNIMNTVMGGGFTSRINTNLREKNGYTYGTYSSLAENAGPGRIFAFGGVRTDVTGPAIGEILKEIASMKESPVTEQELGRARGARIQALPGRFETSGSVGGAMASLFTFGLPDDYYQTLPGRLRAFTSADLTDAAKKYLAPERMLIVAVGDRAKIEPQIKALNLGTIALRDANGSTVASEAAATK, encoded by the coding sequence ATGAGTTCCCTGCGTCCCCACTCCCCGCGGAGTCCGCGCTCGTTCTCTCTCGTTCTCGTGTTGGTCCTGGCGCTCACGGCCGCCCCTCTGGCGCCGCTCGCCACCGCCCAGGCCTCGCCGCCTCCGCGCGTGAAGGTCGCGGTCGAGAAGTACGAGCTCCCGAACGGCCTCGACGTGATCCTCTGCAAGAACGACCGCCTTCCCACGGTGGGCGTGAACGTCTGGTATCACGTCGGTCCCGCGAACGAGGAGCCGGGACGGACCGGGTTCGCCCACCTCTTCGAGCACATGATGTTCAAGGGGTCGCGTCACGTGGCCGACGGAATGCACTGGACGCACCTCCAGACGGCGGGCGCGTCCCTCGTCAACGGCACGACCGACTTCGACCGGACGAACTACCTCCAGGACGTTCCCGCGGACCAGCTCGAGGTGGCGCTCTGGCTCGAGAGCGACCGCATGGGATTCCTCCTCGACGGCGTGGACCAGGTGAAGCTCTCGAACCAGCAGGACGTCGTACGGAACGAGCGGCGCCAGAGCGTCGAGAACGTGCCCTACGGGATGGTCGAGGAGGAGATGTTCCACCAGCTCTTCCCCAAGGAGCACCCGTACTACGCGAACGTCATCGGCTCGCACGAGGACATCCAGGCGGTGAAGCTCGAGGACGTCCGCGCGTTCCATCAGCGCTACTACGTCCCGAACAACGCCAGCCTCGCGATCGTGGGCGACATCGACATCCCGAAGACGAAGGCGCTCGTCGCGAAGTACTTCGGGTCGATCCCGCGAGGGGCCGACGTTCCCCCGATCACCGCGAATACGCCCCGGATCACGTCGGAGCGGCGCGCGGTGGTCCCGGACGACGTGTCGCTGCCCCGCGTCTACATGGCGTGGATCGTGCCGAAGGCGTTCGAGCCCGGAGACGCCGAGGGAATGATCGTCTCGGACCTCCTCACCGGAAACACGAGCCCTTACGGCGACGGCGGAGAGCGCGCGAGCAGGCTCCACCGGAGGCTCGTCTTCGAGCTCCGGATCGCGCAGGACGTGATGTCGTACTACAACCCGGCGCTCCTCGGGTCGATGCTGGTGATCCGCGCCACGGCGAAGCCGGGTCACACGGCCGAGGAGCTCGAGAAGATCATCGACGAGGAGATCGCGAAACTCGCCGCGGAAGCTCCGGCCGAGTCCGAGGTCGAAGCCTCGCGGCAGGCGGTCTATCTGGAGAACGTACGCTCCCTGGAGCGGGTCGGCTGGTTCAACGGCATCGCCGACCGCCTGAACCGGTACAACTACTACCTGAAAACGCCCGACTACCTCGAGAAAGACCTGGCACGCTACGCCACGGTGACCCCCGCGACGGTGAAGGACTACGTCGGACGCTATCTTTCGAAGAGCGCGCGCGTGGTGGTGCACGGGATTCCAGGCGAGAAGACGCTCGGCGCCGCGGTGCCGACGCCCCCGGCGCCCACGGCGTCCGCCTCCGCGCCTCCGCCCGTGGACGAGAAGGAAGCCTGGCGCAAGGAGCCCCCCAAGCCGGCCCCGGCCACCGCGCTCCAGCTTCCCCGACCCGTCCGCTGGACGCTCCCGAACGGGCTCACGGTCTATCACGTCAAGGACCACTCCCTGCCGCTCGTCACCGCCGGGCTCGTCTTCCGCTCGGGCAGCGCGGCGGACCCGGCCGATCTCCCTGGGCTCTCCTTCTTCACGACGCACATGCTGGAAAGCGGGACGAAGAAGACGGACGCGATGGGAATCGCGAAGCGGCTCCAGGCGCTGGGAACGAACTGGAACGTCGGCTTCGACATGGATGCCGGCTCGCGATGGATTCAGGCGCTCTCGTCGAAGACCTCGGAGGCGCTCGGCATCCTGGCCGAGGTGGCCATCCAGCCCTCGTTCCCCGAGTCCGAGATGGACCGCGTGCGCCAGGACCTCCTCACATCCCTGATCGAGGAGCGGGATTCGGCGCCGGCCACGGCGACACGCGTGTTCCTGTCCTCGCTCTACGGGCCGGCTCATCCCTACGGACACACCACGCTCGGCACGGAAGCGTCCATCAAGAGGATCACCCGAGAGGACGTGACGCGCTTCCACGCCCGTGAGAACACGCCCGCGAACGCCGCGCTCGTCGTGATCGGCGACGTGAAGCAGGGTGACGCCCGGAAGCTCGCCTCGGAGCTCTTCGGCGGATGGAAGGCGGATCCCGCCGCGACCGCCGCGAAGCGTGACCTCAAGACCGTGGAGCCCATCGCCTCGCGCGTCGTCATCGTGGACAAACCGGGCGTGCCTCAGACGCGGCTTCTCGTGGGCCAGACCTCGGTGGCCCGCAACGACCCCGACTACGACCGGCTCAACATCATGAACACGGTCATGGGCGGCGGATTCACGAGCCGCATCAATACGAACCTCCGCGAGAAGAACGGCTACACGTACGGCACCTATTCTTCCCTGGCCGAGAACGCGGGCCCAGGTCGTATCTTCGCGTTCGGCGGCGTGCGGACCGACGTGACCGGACCGGCGATCGGCGAGATCCTGAAGGAAATCGCGAGCATGAAGGAGTCCCCGGTCACCGAGCAGGAGCTGGGGCGCGCGCGCGGAGCGCGCATCCAGGCGCTCCCCGGACGTTTCGAGACTTCCGGCTCGGTGGGCGGAGCCATGGCGTCCCTCTTCACGTTCGGGTTACCGGACGACTACTACCAGACGCTGCCCGGACGTCTCCGCGCGTTCACCTCCGCGGATCTCACGGACGCGGCGAAGAAGTACCTCGCACCCGAGCGGATGCTCATCGTCGCCGTCGGGGACCGCGCGAAGATCGAGCCTCAGATCAAGGCTTTGAACCTGGGAACGATCGCGCTCCGAGATGCGAACGGGAGCACCGTGGCGTCGGAGGCAGCGGCCACGAAGTGA
- a CDS encoding 2-oxoacid:acceptor oxidoreductase family protein encodes MDVLDLRSILQSRVLEIRGDGRAGGGLVLAFQSLAGLMLRDPDLHVQEWPFFSSARRGAAIRSFLRVSARPIRVACEVTRPTMSVLMDESAARSTDFALGVPPGGTFVLNTRRSPEECARHFRLSGRVITISGNAIGEKHLKHAIGNVALYVAAAHAIGGFPIEAVVDSFLLTLKKRRVPEAVLERNRSALLASAEAIEEGVFSFAETEDHRPAGWSGYGDLPTGAQSPLRLSRQNRTADYAPAGFRLRFHDPNAACTGCAHCVTNCPEGVILFEPDEVKGMLVTGVEVTTYCKLCGECVAVCPEHLFEQLPFEEHWEEALTP; translated from the coding sequence GTGGACGTTCTCGATCTCCGTTCCATCCTGCAGAGCCGCGTGCTCGAGATCCGCGGAGACGGCCGCGCGGGCGGCGGGCTGGTGCTCGCGTTCCAGAGCCTGGCCGGCCTCATGCTTCGCGATCCCGACCTCCACGTGCAGGAGTGGCCGTTCTTCTCGAGCGCGCGCCGCGGCGCCGCGATCCGCTCCTTCCTGAGGGTGAGCGCGCGTCCCATCCGGGTCGCGTGCGAGGTCACCCGGCCGACCATGTCGGTGCTCATGGACGAGAGCGCGGCGCGGTCCACGGACTTCGCGCTCGGAGTTCCCCCCGGAGGCACGTTCGTGCTGAACACGCGCCGATCCCCCGAGGAGTGCGCGCGGCACTTCCGGCTCTCGGGCCGCGTGATCACGATTTCGGGGAACGCGATCGGGGAGAAGCACCTGAAGCACGCGATCGGGAACGTGGCCCTCTACGTGGCGGCCGCGCACGCGATCGGGGGCTTCCCCATCGAGGCGGTGGTGGACTCGTTCCTGCTGACCCTGAAGAAGCGCCGCGTGCCCGAGGCCGTGCTGGAACGGAACCGGTCCGCGCTCCTCGCTTCCGCCGAGGCGATCGAGGAAGGGGTGTTCTCCTTCGCCGAGACCGAGGACCACCGGCCCGCGGGATGGTCGGGCTACGGCGATCTGCCGACCGGCGCGCAGTCGCCGCTCCGCCTCTCGCGCCAGAACCGCACGGCGGACTACGCGCCCGCCGGATTCCGGCTCCGGTTCCACGACCCGAACGCAGCGTGCACCGGATGCGCCCACTGCGTCACGAACTGCCCCGAGGGCGTGATCCTGTTCGAGCCCGACGAGGTGAAGGGAATGCTCGTGACCGGCGTCGAAGTCACCACCTACTGCAAGCTCTGCGGCGAGTGCGTCGCGGTCTGTCCCGAGCATCTCTTCGAGCAGCTTCCGTTCGAGGAACACTGGGAGGAGGCCTTGACCCCATGA
- a CDS encoding DinB family protein codes for MKSTEARMAEAILDQLEREAPRTRRVLEQVPEGKETWKPHEKSMALGPLAGLVATMPSWVTMILQTEDLDLNPPGGSNPPPAQPRTRTELLAAHDKGVEEAREALRNVADDRLLKPWKLLVSGKVVMDEPRHVVLRDTLMHQSHHRGQLTVYLRLNGATVPSVYGPTADDPRFA; via the coding sequence ATGAAGTCGACGGAAGCCCGGATGGCCGAGGCCATCCTCGATCAGCTGGAGCGGGAAGCACCCCGGACGCGCCGGGTTCTGGAGCAGGTCCCCGAGGGCAAGGAGACCTGGAAGCCGCACGAGAAGTCGATGGCGCTGGGCCCGCTGGCGGGACTCGTGGCCACGATGCCCTCATGGGTCACGATGATCCTCCAGACCGAGGACCTGGATCTGAATCCCCCGGGAGGATCCAACCCCCCACCGGCGCAGCCGCGCACGCGCACGGAGCTCCTGGCCGCGCACGACAAGGGGGTCGAAGAGGCGCGCGAGGCGTTGCGGAACGTCGCGGACGATCGCCTGCTCAAGCCCTGGAAGCTCCTCGTCTCGGGCAAGGTCGTGATGGACGAGCCGCGGCACGTCGTCCTCCGGGACACCCTGATGCACCAGTCGCATCACCGCGGCCAGCTGACCGTCTATCTGAGGCTCAACGGCGCGACGGTTCCATCGGTCTACGGTCCGACGGCGGACGATCCGCGATTCGCGTAG
- a CDS encoding class I SAM-dependent methyltransferase: protein MSADNFSNVYDDERRAESYAWLEFPGTYYLAYRDLPTILNEHVRGRRALDFGCGTGRSTRFLRGLGYDAVGVDIAEPMVAKARELDPAGDYRVTAEGDLTGLEPGSFDLVLSVFTFDNIPSLETKTSIFRGLGRLLGPEGRVVSLVSSPEIYVHEWASFSTKAFPENQTAKSGDRVRIVMLDVKDARPVEDVVCADEDYRNVYRRANLEVIRTYRPLGRADEPYPWVTETTVAPWVVYVLGRAA, encoded by the coding sequence GTGAGCGCGGACAACTTCTCGAACGTCTATGACGACGAGCGCCGGGCCGAGTCCTATGCCTGGCTCGAGTTCCCCGGCACCTACTACCTGGCGTATCGCGATCTCCCGACCATCCTGAACGAGCACGTCCGGGGGAGGCGTGCGCTGGATTTCGGGTGCGGCACGGGACGATCGACCCGGTTTCTACGCGGGCTGGGATACGACGCCGTGGGTGTGGACATCGCCGAACCCATGGTCGCGAAGGCGCGGGAGCTCGATCCGGCGGGGGACTACCGGGTCACCGCCGAGGGAGATCTCACCGGCCTCGAGCCGGGCTCCTTCGATCTCGTCCTCTCCGTGTTCACGTTCGACAACATCCCGAGTCTCGAGACGAAGACGTCGATCTTCCGCGGTCTCGGCCGTCTCCTCGGACCCGAGGGACGAGTGGTGAGCCTGGTCTCGTCTCCCGAGATCTACGTGCACGAGTGGGCGTCCTTCAGCACCAAGGCCTTTCCGGAGAATCAGACCGCGAAGAGCGGCGACCGGGTCCGAATCGTCATGCTCGACGTGAAGGACGCCCGGCCCGTCGAAGACGTGGTTTGCGCGGACGAGGACTACCGGAATGTGTACCGGCGCGCCAACCTCGAGGTGATCCGTACGTACCGACCCCTCGGAAGAGCCGACGAGCCGTACCCATGGGTGACCGAGACCACCGTGGCGCCCTGGGTTGTGTACGTGCTCGGCCGTGCGGCGTAG
- the rho gene encoding transcription termination factor Rho gives MTVSGILDVLDRGGGFLRDPSRSFAPTRQDVFVPAGVISRFQLVAGALVSGTARPEKQGMRLDRVESICGLAPEAFAQRVPFTKLTATNPDRRFRLGATGNVSMRIIDLFAPVGRGTRGLIVSPPKAGKTTLLEELATAILADAPDTLVTVLLVDERPEEVTHFRRTVPAEVLASSSDQSLEDHVQLASMCMAKARCDVTCGRHVVVLVDSLTRMGRAFNSYGAESGRTMTGGLDSRALEIPRQFFGMARNVEGGGSITVLATALIETGSRMDDLIFEEFKGTGNSEIVLDRQIADQRVFPAINIAKSGTRRDELLYSKQEIDAINKLRRRALELPPKQAILELRKIMEQYPTNEALLKNIS, from the coding sequence ATGACCGTCTCCGGAATCCTCGACGTCCTCGACCGGGGGGGCGGGTTCCTTCGCGACCCCTCCCGCTCGTTCGCTCCCACCCGCCAGGACGTGTTCGTTCCCGCGGGTGTCATCAGCCGGTTCCAGCTCGTGGCCGGCGCGCTCGTGTCCGGCACGGCGCGTCCGGAGAAGCAGGGCATGCGGCTCGACCGGGTCGAGTCGATCTGCGGACTGGCTCCCGAGGCGTTCGCGCAGCGCGTTCCCTTCACGAAGCTCACCGCGACGAATCCCGACCGGCGCTTCCGCCTCGGAGCGACGGGGAACGTGTCGATGCGCATCATCGACCTCTTCGCGCCCGTGGGGCGCGGCACGCGCGGGCTCATCGTCTCGCCGCCGAAGGCGGGCAAGACCACGCTCCTCGAGGAGCTGGCCACGGCGATCCTGGCGGATGCGCCGGACACGCTCGTGACGGTGCTGCTCGTGGACGAGCGGCCAGAGGAGGTGACCCACTTCCGCCGCACGGTCCCGGCCGAGGTGCTCGCCTCGAGCAGCGACCAGTCCCTGGAAGACCACGTGCAGCTCGCGTCGATGTGCATGGCCAAGGCGCGGTGCGACGTCACGTGCGGGCGGCACGTGGTGGTGCTCGTGGACAGTCTCACGCGGATGGGGCGCGCCTTCAACTCGTACGGAGCCGAGTCCGGACGCACGATGACCGGAGGGCTCGACTCCCGCGCGCTCGAGATTCCGAGGCAGTTCTTCGGCATGGCTCGGAACGTGGAAGGGGGCGGTTCGATCACCGTGCTCGCGACCGCGTTGATCGAGACCGGGTCGCGCATGGACGACCTCATCTTCGAGGAGTTCAAGGGAACCGGGAACAGCGAGATCGTGCTGGATCGCCAGATCGCGGATCAGCGTGTGTTCCCCGCGATCAACATCGCGAAGAGCGGGACGCGGCGGGACGAGCTCCTCTACTCGAAGCAGGAGATCGACGCGATCAACAAGCTCAGGCGGAGAGCGCTCGAGCTCCCCCCGAAACAGGCGATCCTCGAGCTCCGGAAGATCATGGAGCAGTACCCAACCAACGAGGCGCTCCTAAAGAACATCAGCTGA
- a CDS encoding ferredoxin codes for MANVPEFHVDADLCTECGDCIKALPQAFREVEDEKVAEAYNTALDESLRPALEKMMADCPGHAILWTKK; via the coding sequence ATGGCGAACGTACCGGAATTCCACGTCGATGCCGACCTCTGCACCGAGTGCGGCGACTGCATCAAGGCCCTGCCGCAGGCGTTTCGCGAGGTCGAGGACGAGAAGGTCGCCGAGGCCTACAACACCGCCCTCGACGAGTCGCTCCGCCCCGCGCTCGAGAAGATGATGGCGGATTGCCCGGGCCACGCGATCCTCTGGACCAAGAAGTAG
- a CDS encoding thiamine pyrophosphate-dependent enzyme, which translates to MSGYKEIALRESCFRPGSTLCPGCMEAVALQNVGRVTDNGRKTVFTLGTSCAEVSTLAFPNVVAWGREYRPPDEFTKSFSIIHNVFESAPTLAEAARDVSDLLYDHGAIEEPIQVIGASGDGGALAIGLRAFLHTIARRSRVMLMVLVNEIFANTGFQLSPASMPYADTSTTPTGSSSLGNTQIPLDYVHLAIAAGAGMVAQVSPAHGKLFVKTVERSLDCREGTAVLFVPAPCISGWKYEDGETIRLATLGAQTGVFPAFVWEKGKGGSVKDCSANPAERPPIEEFLGAQRRFHHLVRRNPETNRYEARPERAEDVERLRAWTQSNVERLYRLAEMR; encoded by the coding sequence ATGAGCGGCTACAAGGAGATCGCGCTCCGGGAGTCCTGCTTCCGGCCCGGCTCGACCCTCTGCCCCGGGTGCATGGAGGCGGTCGCGCTCCAGAACGTGGGACGCGTCACGGACAACGGGCGGAAGACCGTGTTCACGCTCGGCACCTCCTGCGCCGAGGTCTCGACGCTCGCCTTCCCGAACGTGGTGGCGTGGGGCCGCGAGTACCGGCCCCCGGACGAGTTCACGAAGTCGTTCTCCATCATCCACAACGTGTTCGAGTCCGCACCGACCCTGGCGGAGGCCGCCCGGGACGTCTCGGACCTGCTCTACGACCACGGCGCCATCGAGGAGCCCATCCAGGTGATCGGCGCGAGCGGCGACGGCGGCGCGCTGGCGATCGGGCTCCGCGCGTTCCTGCACACGATCGCGCGGCGGTCGCGCGTGATGCTGATGGTTCTCGTGAACGAGATCTTCGCGAACACCGGCTTCCAGCTGAGCCCCGCGTCGATGCCGTACGCGGATACGAGCACCACGCCCACCGGCAGCTCGTCCCTCGGCAACACGCAGATCCCGCTCGACTACGTGCACCTCGCGATCGCCGCCGGCGCCGGGATGGTCGCGCAGGTGAGCCCCGCGCACGGAAAGCTCTTCGTGAAGACCGTGGAGCGGTCGCTCGACTGCCGGGAAGGAACCGCGGTGCTCTTCGTTCCCGCTCCCTGCATCAGCGGCTGGAAGTACGAGGACGGAGAGACGATCCGCCTCGCGACGCTGGGCGCCCAGACGGGCGTCTTCCCCGCGTTCGTCTGGGAGAAGGGGAAGGGCGGCTCCGTCAAGGACTGCTCGGCGAATCCCGCCGAGCGGCCCCCGATCGAGGAGTTCCTCGGAGCCCAGCGGCGCTTCCACCACCTCGTGCGGCGGAATCCCGAGACGAACCGGTACGAGGCCCGTCCCGAGCGCGCGGAGGACGTGGAGCGGCTGCGCGCATGGACGCAGTCGAACGTGGAGCGGCTCTACCGTCTGGCGGAGATGAGGTAG
- a CDS encoding M23 family metallopeptidase — MSAKRKRAAEDAAAKRDTSIVAGLTLGVFMLSVALTVPPPLTRPEALEPRLDPVTWAAPQKSDTLRPGGAVSEILASRGYDAEQIRLVTKQIAKYRSPRTLRPGVSFRFSDRAAGGPDRIRLQLHPDSTIHIMHADSGWTTHVELTPFKMDTVIVSGVIETSLWSARLDGDTDRFGTKEFEELVYALADVFAWKVDFTRDLRRGDTFRIALERKVRSDGSVRSRHFLAIEFTTRGETFRAFPQALPGERYAYFDEQGRSLRGAFLRYPVPYRITSRFTSRRYHPVLKRYRAHEGIDYGAPAGAPVEATASGVVARAGWAGGYGRIVELRHPQGIRTRYAHLRSIAPDVRPGVHVAQGQIIGRVGSSGLASGPHLHYEFLQNGRHRNPLTVEIPSAPSIAPTRLAEFRSTRDHALVLLSRASILEERPTLQAAEAVAVSPAPRERFSLARLPRVTQR, encoded by the coding sequence GTGAGCGCGAAGCGGAAGCGCGCGGCCGAGGACGCCGCGGCGAAGCGCGACACCTCGATCGTGGCCGGGCTCACGCTCGGCGTCTTCATGCTCTCGGTCGCGCTCACGGTGCCCCCTCCCCTGACGCGCCCCGAAGCCCTCGAGCCGCGGCTCGACCCGGTGACGTGGGCGGCGCCTCAGAAGAGCGACACGCTGCGCCCGGGCGGAGCCGTCTCCGAGATCCTCGCGTCGCGTGGATACGACGCCGAGCAGATCCGGCTCGTGACGAAGCAGATCGCGAAGTACCGGAGCCCGCGGACGCTCCGACCCGGAGTCTCCTTCCGATTCTCGGACCGCGCGGCGGGCGGTCCCGACCGGATCCGCCTCCAGCTCCATCCGGACTCCACGATCCACATCATGCACGCGGACTCCGGATGGACGACACACGTCGAGCTCACCCCGTTCAAGATGGACACCGTGATCGTCTCGGGGGTCATCGAGACGAGCCTCTGGTCGGCGCGCCTCGACGGCGACACGGACCGGTTCGGCACGAAGGAGTTCGAGGAGCTCGTCTACGCGCTCGCCGACGTGTTCGCGTGGAAGGTCGACTTCACGCGCGACCTGAGGAGGGGCGACACCTTCCGGATCGCGCTCGAGCGAAAGGTGCGGTCGGACGGATCCGTCCGGAGCCGGCACTTCCTCGCGATCGAGTTCACGACGCGCGGCGAGACGTTCCGCGCCTTTCCCCAGGCGCTCCCGGGCGAACGGTACGCGTACTTCGACGAGCAGGGCCGGTCGCTACGAGGCGCGTTCTTGCGCTATCCGGTCCCCTACCGGATCACGAGCCGCTTCACGAGCCGGCGGTACCATCCGGTGCTCAAGCGATACCGCGCGCACGAGGGGATCGACTACGGCGCCCCGGCGGGAGCGCCCGTGGAGGCGACCGCCTCGGGAGTCGTCGCGCGCGCGGGCTGGGCTGGAGGATACGGACGGATCGTGGAGCTGCGGCACCCGCAGGGAATCCGGACCCGCTACGCGCACCTGCGATCGATCGCGCCCGACGTGCGCCCCGGCGTGCACGTGGCCCAGGGCCAGATCATCGGCCGGGTCGGCTCGTCGGGCCTCGCGAGCGGCCCGCACCTGCACTACGAGTTCCTCCAGAACGGCCGGCACCGGAACCCCCTCACGGTGGAGATCCCGAGCGCCCCCTCGATCGCCCCCACGCGCCTCGCCGAGTTCCGCAGCACGCGCGACCACGCGCTCGTGCTGCTCTCCCGGGCCTCGATCCTCGAGGAGCGCCCCACCCTGCAGGCGGCGGAGGCCGTCGCGGTCTCGCCCGCGCCGCGAGAGCGGTTCAGCCTGGCCCGCCTGCCTCGCGTGACCCAGAGGTAG